The Panicum hallii strain FIL2 chromosome 9, PHallii_v3.1, whole genome shotgun sequence genome has a window encoding:
- the LOC112876869 gene encoding acetate/butyrate--CoA ligase AAE7, peroxisomal-like gives MAAERDIDDLPRNDANYAALTPLWFLERAALTHPARASVVHGPVRYTWADTYSRCRRLASALARRSVGHGSTVAVIAPNIPAIYETHFGVPMAGAVVNCVNIRLNAATVAFLLEHSSAEVVMVDQEFFSLAEESLRIIADQKKGAFKQPLLIVIGDQTCDPAALQDALRKGAIEYEAFLESGDPEFAWKPPQDEWKSIALGYTSGTTSNPKGVVLHHRGAYLMSLSAAVVWGMNEGAIYLWTLPMFHCNGWCYTWALAALCGTSICLRQVSAKAIFSAIAHQGVTHFCGAPVVLNTLVNAPPADTILPLPRVVNVMTAGAAPPPSVLAAMSKLGFRITHTYGLSETYGPSTVCAWKPEWDSLPADERARLHARQGIRYVGLEGLDVVDPKTMAPVPADGTTMGEIVMRGNGVMKGYLKNPKANAEAFENGWFHSGDLGVRHADGYIEVRDRAKDIIISGGENISSLEVEKAVYLHPEVLEASVVARADEQWGESPCAFVTLKDSVDRSDEPALARDIMRFCRERLPGYWVPKSVVFGPLPKTATGKIKKHELRAKAKELGPVRKSRM, from the exons ATGGCGGCGGAGCGGGACATCGACGACCTGCCGCGGAACGACGCCAACTACGCGGCGCTCACGCCGCTCTGGTTCCTCGAGCGCGCCGCGCTGACCCACCCGGCCAGGGCCTCCGTCGTGCACGGCCCCGTGCGCTACACCTGGGCCGACACCTacagccgctgccgccgcctcgcctccgCCCTCGCGCGCCGGTCCGTCGGACACGGAAGCACG GTAGCTGTAATAGCTCCAAATATCCCAGCAATTTATGAAACTCATTTTGGAGTGCCCATGGCCGGGGCAGTGGTCAATTGCGTCAACATTCGACTAAATGCTGCCACTGTTGCATTTCTCTTGGAGCACTCCTCGGCTGAAGTTGTGATGGTTGACCAAGAATTTTTCTCCCTGGCAGAGGAATCTTTGAGGATTATTGCAGATCAAAAGAAAGGTGCTTTCAAACAGCCACTTCTTATAGTTATTGGTGACCAAACATGCGATCCAGCAGCCCTCCAAGATGCTTTGAGAAAAGGAGCCATCGAGTATGAGGCGTTCTTGGAAAGTGGTGATCCAGAGTTTGCCTGGAAACCTCCACAGGATGAATGGAAGAGTATCGCACTAGGTTATACTTCTGGGACAACTTCTAACCCAAAGGGTGTGGTATTGCATCACAGGGGAGCTTACCTAATGTCGCTGAGTGCTGCCGTGGTATGGGGAATGAATGAAGGCGCTATTTACTTGTGGACTTTGCCAATGTTCCACTGTAACGGCTGGTGTTATACATGGGCGCTTGCTGCTCTTTGTGGAACAAGTATATGCCTTCGTCAG GTTTCAGCAAAGGCCATCTTCTCAGCAATAGCCCACCAGGGTGTGACTCACTTCTGTGGGGCACCAGTCGTGCTGAACACCCTCGTCAACGCCCCTCCGGCAGACACCATTCTCCCTCTGCCTCGTGTCGTCAACGTCATGACTGCTGGCGCTGCCCCGCCACCCTCCGTCCTGGCGGCAATGTCGAAGCTCGGCTTCCGCATCACCCACACCTACGGCCTGTCGGAGACGTATGGACCATCCACGGTGTGCGCCTGGAAGCCGGAGTGGGACAGCCTGCCAGCCGACGAGCGCGCCCGCCTCCATGCGCGGCAGGGCATCCGGTACGTCGGCCTGGAGGGCCTCGATGTTGTGGACCCGAAGACGATGGCGCCGGTCCCGGCCGACGGCACCACGATGGGCGAGATCGTCATGCGCGGGAACGGCGTCATGAAGGGGTACCTGAAGAACCCGAAGGCGAACGCCGAGGCGTTCGAGAACGGGTGGTTCCACTCCGGCGACCTGGGCGTGCGGCACGCCGACGGGTACATCGAGGTGAGGGACCGCGCCAAGGACATCATCATCTCCGGCGGGGAGAACATCAGCAGCCTGGAGGTGGAGAAGGCGGTGTACCTGCACCCGGAGGTGCTGGAGGCGTCGGTCGTGGCGCGCGCCGACGAGCAGTGGGGGGAGTCACCGTGCGCGTTCGTGACGCTCAAGGACAGCGTGGACCGCTCGGACGAGCCGGCGCTGGCGCGCGACATCATGAGGTTCTGCCGCGAGAGGCTGCCCGGCTACTGGGTGCCCAAGTCCGTGGTGTTCGGGCCGCTGCCGAAGACGGCCACCGGCAAGATCAAGAAGCATGAGCTCAGGGCCAAGGCCAAGGAGCTGGGCCCGGTCCGGAAGAGCAGAATGTGA
- the LOC112876023 gene encoding acetate/butyrate--CoA ligase AAE7, peroxisomal-like, with protein sequence MAASSPSAVASPPISTSLPATRSRHWYGTPVAASSRSSRERERVGRMSSGRGSAAAERDIDDLPRNDANYTALTPLWFLERAALAQPGRASVVHGPVRYTWADTYRRCRRFASALARRSVGHGSTVAVIAPNIPAVYEAHFGVPMSGAVVNCVNIRLNAETIAFLLDHSVAEVVMVDQEFFTLAEESLKILSEKNKSAFRPPILIVIGDPTCDPKSLQYALGKGAIEYEEFLKTGDPEFNWKPPKDEWQSIALGYTSGTTSSPKGVVLHHRGAYLMALSVAMVWGMPEGSVYLWTLPMFHCNGWCYTWALAAFCGTSICLRQVSTKAIYYGIAKQGVTHFCAAPVVLNNLINAPASETFLPLPRVVNVNVAGAAPTPSLLAALSIRGFRVTHTYGLSETYGPSTVCAWKPEWDELPLEERSRLHCRQGIRYIALEGLDVVDPKTMAPVPADGKTYGEIVMRGNAVMKGYLKNPKANAEAFAGGWYHSGDLGVRHPDGYIEVRDRMKDVIISGGENISSLEVEKVVCTHPAVLEASVVARADERWGESPCAFVTLKDGAADCSEDTANDIMRFCRERMPGYWVPKSVIFGPLPKTATGKIKKHELRAKAKELGPVKKSRM encoded by the exons ATGGCAGCGAGCTCGCCGAGCGCCGTCGCCTCGCCTCCTATTTCCACTTCCCTCCCCGCCACACGCTCTCGACACTGGTACGGCACTCCAGTCGCCGCCTCGTCACGATCTTCGCGAGAGCGAGAGAGAGTTGGAAGGATGAGTTCTGGGCGCGGgtccgcggcggcggagcgggacATCGACGACCTGCCGCGGAACGACGCCAACTACACAGCCCTCACGCCGCTCTGGTTCCTCGAGCGCGCCGCGCTGGCGCAGCCGGGCAGGGCGTCCGTCGTGCACGGCCCCGTGCGCTACACCTGGGCCGACACCTACCGCCGGTGCCGCCGCTTCGCGTCCGCCCTCGCGCGCCGATCCGTCGGCCATGGAAGCACG GTTGCTGTAATAGCCCCAAATATCCCAGCAGTTTATGAAGCTCATTTTGGTGTTCCGATGTCCGGAGCTGTTGTGAACTGCGTCAATATCAGGTTGAATGCCGAGACAATAGCATTCCTTCTTGACCATTCTGTGGCAGAAGTTGTGATGGTGGACCAAGAATTCTTCACTCTAGCTGAAGAATCCCTGAAGATACTCTCTGAGAAGAATAAATCGGCTTTCAGGCCTCCGATCCTGATCGTTATTGGTGACCCAACCTGTGATCCAAAGTCTCTGCAATATGCTCTAGGAAAGGGAGCTATAGAGTACGAAGAGTTCCTGAAAACTGGTGACCCAGAATTCAACTGGAAGCCACCAAAGGATGAATGGCAGAGCATCGCCCTAGGATACACTTCCGGGACTACTTCCAGCCCGAAAGGCGTCGTGCTGCATCACCGCGGTGCGTATCTCATGGCGCTCAGTGTTGCTATGGTATGGGGAATGCCTGAAGGTTCTGTTTACCTGTGGACTCTGCCCATGTTCCACTGCAATGGTTGGTGCTATACTTGGGCGCTGGCAGCGTTCTGTGGAACAAGCATATGCCTTCGTCAG GTGAGCACAAAGGCTATATACTATGGCATTGCGAAGCAAGGAGTGACGCACTTCTGTGCTGCACCGGTCGTCCTCAACAACCTCATCAACGCTCCGGCCAGCGAGACCTTCCTGCCGCTCCCGCGCGTCGTGAACGTCAACGTGGCCGGAGCCGCCCCGACGCCGTCCCTGCTCGCCGCGCTGTCCATCCGTGGCTTCCGCGTCACGCACACGTACGGCCTGTCGGAGACCTACGGGCCCTCGACGGTGTGCGCGTGGAAGCCCGAGTGGGACGAGCTGCCGCTGGAGGAGCGGTCCCGCCTGCACTGCCGGCAGGGCATCCGGTACATCGCGCTGGAAGGGCTGGACGTGGTGGACCCGAAGACGATGGCGCCCGTCCCCGCCGACGGCAAGACGTACGGCGAGATCGTGATGCGGGGCAACGCCGTGATGAAGGGCTACCTGAAGAACCCCAAGGCGAACGCGGAGGCCTTCGCGGGCGGGTGGTACCACTCGGGCGACCTCGGCGTGAGGCACCCCGACGGGTACATCGAGGTGAGGGACCGGATGAAGGACGTGATCATCTCCGGCGGGGAGAACATCAGCAGCCTGGAGGTGGAGAAGGTGGTGTGCACGCACCCGGCGGTGCTCGAGGCCTCGGTGGTCGCCAGGGCCGACGAGCGGTGGGGGGAGTCGCCGTGCGCGTTCGTGACGCTCAAGGACGGAGCCGCCGACTGCTCGGAGGACACCGCGAACGACATCATGCGGTTCTGCCGGGAGAGGATGCCGGGGTACTGGGTGCCCAAGTCGGTGATCTTCGGGCCGCTGCCCAAGACGGCCACGGGGAAGATCAAGAAGCACGAGCTGAGGGCCAAGGCCAAGGAGCTGGGGCCTGTCAAGAAGAGCAGGATGTGA